From one Esox lucius isolate fEsoLuc1 chromosome 11, fEsoLuc1.pri, whole genome shotgun sequence genomic stretch:
- the tnfsf18 gene encoding tumor necrosis factor ligand superfamily member 18 has translation MKQCEVSDSCHGTRPQRNQTKLVCGLLFWVCLLTVSQVMSITLLFIGKSDKLRASPTVGPIVTFEPKEVNESGVIHWKTQPIKIPLLDLNNNGSLTILYDGTYFLYLQVTQTSALFSSCDVKLKTTNKGVLLEGRMTNTSLSTGFLGRAVKLTTPDILEVTISPVSKINTGNTATYLGVLMLKNDTDNEG, from the exons ATGAAGCAGTGTGAGGTTTCGGACAGCTGTCACGGCACTAGGCCTCAGAGGAATCAGACGAAGCTGGTCTGTGGACTTCTGTTCTGGGTCTGTCTCCTCACCGTCAGTCAAGTGATGTCCATCACCCTCCTCTTCATCGGTAAATCAGACAAACTG AGAGCAAGCCCAACCGTCGGTCCAATAGTCACATTTGAACCCAAAG AGGTGAATGAGTCCGGGGTAATCCACTGGAAGACACAGCCCATCAAGATCCCACTCCTCGATCTGAACAATAACGGAAGTCTAACTATACTATATGATGGTACTTACTTTTTGTACCTCCAGGTGACTCAAACCAGTGCACTGTTTTCATCATGTGATGTCAAATTGAAAACGACTAATAAGGGAGTCCTGCTGGAGGGAAGGATGACAAACACCTCCCTCAGCACAGGATTCCTGGGCAGGGCTGTGAAGCTAACAACGCCAGACATACTGGAAGTCACCATCTCCCCTGTTTCCAAAATCAACACAGGAAACACTGCCACATACCTGGGCGTTCTCATGCTAAAAAACGATACAGACAATGAAGGCTAG